The following are encoded in a window of Solidesulfovibrio magneticus RS-1 genomic DNA:
- a CDS encoding tyrosine-protein kinase domain-containing protein has product MELRLLLALLWRRRRLMLLVFGLVAGGLTLLTLVCETQYVASAKVYLYHSSTKASLLSRVNLDSAMMGSASLTDAERATYEDLATIVPVLRPLLDELHLTRKRKSLQLVEMVPLVRWAVDTWLPRFGRRPMTYEELTNKSIVHILFPRPYLKAAMMDDADILEFSSSAESMELAMALANAAARSFMAREADMRHGECRELAAAAAAELPRAREDYEKALAELGKLRQREKIVDLTAEGEKLVERFYSLSNERDSNRLLLLKAQGMLANVKGQMAKRPEFRKSGESIQRSSLIDSLKLTLRDLYMDLAVAKTRMTAEHPQVKEIEGKIEEAKRLIKGEAQKVFGSETISTDPTFTFLNERAAEYTAQAAGLESQDAAYGSLLDALEGRIMAFPERAAAEALLKVRVAAGELFLSNLNQLHRAAVAGQALDLSIAHLVEAATPPGRLDDYMRPKLSLMLALGIVLGGFLALTAALLAAYLDSSLSPAGAAVLGAPVAGTLPRRSGLPRAQAVRRLRDALFPVSGRPPKVLVVADALPGPTQAMDVALELGAALARSGRSVVLVDADLTRPSLHARLGLPLGPGLAEAVAGKVFRDAVILPGPESGLFALPAGQGALSPEAAEGLLDAPAVAGLLDGLGRRFDVVLVATAPAGASGDACSLARHADAVLACLRPWVDDAAAVARATADLAAAAGRAPRLVLVGAPDDEPSPRDVWADLLRRARHKRAAAPTA; this is encoded by the coding sequence ATGGAACTGCGCCTGCTCCTTGCCCTGCTGTGGCGTCGCCGCCGCCTCATGCTGCTGGTGTTCGGCCTGGTGGCCGGCGGCCTGACGCTGCTGACGCTTGTGTGCGAGACCCAGTACGTGGCCTCGGCCAAGGTCTATCTCTACCACTCCTCCACCAAGGCCAGCCTGCTGTCGCGCGTCAACCTCGACTCGGCCATGATGGGGTCGGCTTCGCTTACTGACGCCGAACGCGCCACCTACGAGGACCTGGCCACCATCGTGCCGGTCCTGAGGCCCCTGCTCGACGAGCTGCACCTGACGCGCAAGCGCAAGTCGCTCCAGCTCGTGGAAATGGTCCCGCTGGTACGCTGGGCCGTGGACACCTGGCTGCCGCGTTTCGGCCGCCGACCCATGACCTATGAGGAGCTCACCAACAAATCCATCGTCCACATCCTCTTCCCCCGGCCCTATCTCAAGGCAGCCATGATGGACGACGCCGACATCCTGGAGTTTTCCAGCTCGGCCGAGTCCATGGAGCTGGCCATGGCCCTGGCCAACGCCGCCGCCCGGTCGTTCATGGCCCGGGAGGCGGACATGCGCCACGGCGAGTGTCGGGAACTGGCCGCCGCCGCCGCCGCCGAACTGCCGCGCGCCCGCGAGGATTACGAAAAGGCCCTGGCCGAACTGGGCAAGCTGCGCCAGCGCGAAAAGATCGTGGACCTCACCGCCGAGGGCGAAAAACTGGTGGAGCGCTTTTACAGCCTCAGCAACGAACGCGACTCCAACCGGCTGCTCCTGCTCAAGGCCCAGGGGATGTTGGCCAACGTCAAGGGGCAGATGGCCAAGCGCCCGGAATTCCGCAAATCCGGCGAATCCATCCAGCGTTCGAGCCTGATCGATTCCTTGAAGCTCACCCTGCGCGACCTTTACATGGATCTGGCCGTGGCCAAGACGCGCATGACCGCAGAGCATCCCCAGGTCAAGGAAATCGAGGGCAAGATCGAGGAGGCCAAGCGCCTGATAAAAGGCGAGGCCCAGAAGGTTTTCGGCTCCGAGACCATCTCCACCGACCCGACGTTTACCTTCTTAAACGAACGGGCGGCCGAATACACCGCCCAGGCCGCCGGCCTGGAGAGCCAGGACGCCGCCTACGGCTCCCTCCTCGACGCCCTGGAGGGCCGCATCATGGCCTTCCCCGAGCGGGCGGCGGCCGAGGCCCTGCTCAAGGTCCGGGTGGCGGCCGGCGAACTGTTTCTCAGCAATTTGAACCAGCTCCACCGGGCGGCCGTGGCCGGACAGGCCCTCGACCTGTCCATCGCCCATCTGGTGGAGGCGGCCACGCCCCCGGGGCGCCTCGACGACTACATGCGCCCCAAACTCTCGCTCATGCTGGCCCTGGGCATTGTGCTGGGCGGGTTTCTGGCGCTGACCGCCGCCCTGCTGGCCGCCTACCTTGATTCCTCCCTCAGCCCGGCCGGCGCGGCCGTCCTGGGCGCGCCCGTGGCCGGGACGTTGCCCCGGCGGTCCGGACTCCCCCGGGCCCAGGCGGTGCGGCGGCTTCGCGACGCGCTTTTTCCCGTAAGCGGCCGGCCGCCCAAGGTGCTGGTCGTCGCCGACGCCCTGCCCGGCCCGACCCAGGCCATGGACGTGGCCTTGGAGCTGGGGGCGGCCCTGGCCCGGTCGGGCCGCTCCGTGGTCCTGGTGGACGCCGATCTCACCCGGCCAAGCCTCCATGCCCGCCTCGGGCTGCCGCTTGGCCCGGGGCTGGCCGAGGCCGTGGCCGGCAAGGTTTTTCGTGACGCCGTGATCCTGCCCGGCCCCGAGTCCGGGCTGTTTGCCCTGCCTGCCGGCCAGGGAGCCCTGTCGCCGGAAGCGGCCGAGGGGCTGCTGGATGCGCCGGCCGTGGCCGGGCTGCTGGACGGCTTGGGGCGGCGGTTTGACGTCGTGCTGGTGGCGACCGCGCCGGCCGGAGCCAGCGGCGACGCCTGCTCCCTGGCCCGCCACGCCGACGCCGTGCTGGCCTGTCTGCGTCCTTGGGTCGATGACGCCGCCGCCGTGGCCCGGGCCACGGCCGATCTGGCCGCCGCCGCCGGCCGCGCGCCCCGGCTCGTGCTGGTGGGCGCGCCGGACGACGAACCCTCCCCCCGCGACGTGTGGGCCGACCTGCTGCGCCGGGCGCGGCACAAGCGGGCGGCCGCGCCGACGGCCTAG
- a CDS encoding glycosyltransferase family 39 protein translates to MKHLTENLRRPWPFLLFLLALAPRLHELGGPSVAFYDELTTLMRAMEPSVADVVAGAAWQYPPFIDFQPPLHYVVVHLMLWFFGHSDFFARLPSALAGAACAPLLFLIGRRLGGTACGLFAGAALAGCLYHVDVSQQVRLYALFGFFFLGASLFLLRALSGGHRRDWLMVGWFGAAAFYTSYLSAGFLAFAVLATGLTLAWPEGDEAPPRRRTLAGLVVACSLILVAFAPWWLATSGLRQYLLGAGAPHLASLGASLEAAFAAFASHYAAFLGRPAYPWLLAGPALAGLLLGLVDPARRRGAVLVGLLFVCVFGLAWGRATTAHHFQVRYVLPCLFAALLAAGLGVSVLLARLSARRAVHILALLLGLGLAAPNIPAAPFFYRRDDSRLKTLAAALDEAAAPRAALILWRESDPWTRPYFEAFTRWYLPGRFLPSLPHGGPDGRSAREALVLVPTSGDASARPLPETATPVAVLAGVGVHRLPLINASPNLPPVAFSAGFRPDTAFGEMAASRNLRATGEGLVLADRGRAGEATYVFTPLPGQTVVLASLAMDARITDYPDDDTPTGRAFVLVGPDADSLIPYDPAAPPPPSKSLTVRLILSPGFEREPVAVTRLEAHLTVSGDPGLPGAGAAQRAARLAANTPVAPCPAGTAYPGQYVLDPSGSVCPWTVALSPGRPAVLGNAGQEAFSPEGLTLAGNPGGAILALGGASVPLPLSGPACLRAFLQPGGEGEAVLAPLFTAEGFDPGAADVGATTVRLQNDPALSCPDAKPCFVAYAATTGYPAKSLELTWFPRLFGDAEGKNGAVAEVALGDGEYRLLDAFLSTRSGRWDGLGVMRRASLDLGGFTGTVRVRFRLTGDGGQLWSAPVYPMAARLVLDTRSLPALELSPGTTPLGVSCPGECRATLGFDGP, encoded by the coding sequence GTGAAACATCTTACCGAAAACCTGCGCCGTCCCTGGCCGTTTCTCCTGTTTCTGCTGGCCCTGGCCCCGCGTCTGCACGAACTGGGCGGGCCGTCTGTCGCCTTTTACGATGAGCTGACCACGCTGATGCGGGCCATGGAGCCCTCGGTGGCCGACGTGGTGGCCGGGGCGGCCTGGCAGTATCCGCCGTTTATCGATTTCCAGCCGCCGCTGCACTACGTCGTCGTCCACCTGATGCTCTGGTTTTTCGGCCACAGCGACTTTTTCGCCCGCCTGCCGTCGGCCCTGGCCGGCGCGGCCTGCGCGCCTTTGCTGTTCCTCATCGGCCGCCGGCTTGGCGGCACGGCCTGCGGCCTTTTCGCCGGCGCGGCCTTGGCGGGATGCCTGTACCACGTGGACGTCAGCCAGCAGGTGCGGCTGTATGCCCTGTTCGGTTTCTTTTTCCTTGGGGCGTCGCTGTTTTTGCTGCGGGCGCTGTCCGGCGGTCACCGTCGGGACTGGCTCATGGTCGGCTGGTTTGGCGCGGCGGCCTTTTACACCTCGTATCTGTCCGCCGGGTTTCTGGCCTTCGCTGTCCTGGCCACGGGGCTGACCCTGGCCTGGCCCGAGGGCGACGAGGCCCCGCCGCGTCGCCGCACCCTGGCCGGCCTAGTCGTGGCCTGCTCCCTGATCCTTGTGGCCTTTGCCCCGTGGTGGCTGGCGACGTCGGGTCTGCGCCAGTATCTGCTTGGCGCGGGCGCACCCCATCTGGCGTCGCTTGGCGCGTCCCTGGAAGCGGCCTTTGCCGCGTTCGCCAGCCACTACGCCGCCTTTCTGGGCCGCCCGGCCTATCCTTGGCTACTGGCCGGCCCGGCCCTGGCCGGACTCCTTCTGGGTCTGGTCGACCCCGCCCGCCGGCGCGGGGCGGTCCTTGTCGGCCTGCTTTTCGTCTGCGTCTTTGGCCTGGCCTGGGGCCGGGCCACCACGGCTCACCATTTCCAGGTGCGCTACGTGCTGCCCTGCCTGTTCGCCGCCCTGCTGGCGGCCGGGCTTGGGGTCTCGGTGCTGCTGGCCCGGCTGTCGGCTCGCCGGGCGGTCCATATCCTGGCGTTGCTGCTCGGCCTGGGGCTGGCCGCGCCCAATATCCCGGCCGCGCCGTTTTTTTATCGCCGCGACGACAGCCGTTTGAAAACCCTGGCCGCCGCCCTGGACGAGGCCGCTGCGCCCCGGGCGGCCCTGATCTTGTGGCGCGAGTCCGATCCCTGGACGCGGCCCTATTTCGAGGCCTTTACGCGCTGGTATCTGCCCGGCCGGTTCCTGCCGTCCCTGCCCCACGGCGGGCCGGACGGCCGGTCTGCCCGGGAGGCCCTGGTCCTGGTCCCGACCAGCGGCGACGCCTCGGCCCGGCCCTTGCCCGAGACCGCGACGCCCGTCGCCGTCCTGGCCGGGGTGGGCGTCCACCGCCTGCCCCTGATAAATGCTTCCCCGAATCTGCCGCCCGTCGCCTTTTCGGCCGGTTTCCGGCCGGACACGGCCTTTGGCGAAATGGCTGCCTCGCGAAACCTCCGGGCCACGGGCGAGGGCCTCGTCCTGGCCGACCGTGGCCGGGCCGGGGAGGCCACCTACGTGTTCACGCCGCTGCCCGGCCAGACCGTGGTCCTGGCTTCACTGGCCATGGACGCCCGGATCACGGATTATCCGGACGACGACACGCCCACCGGCCGGGCCTTTGTCCTGGTCGGTCCGGACGCCGATTCGCTCATCCCTTACGATCCGGCCGCGCCGCCGCCACCGTCCAAATCACTGACCGTGCGCCTTATCCTGAGTCCGGGCTTCGAGCGCGAGCCCGTGGCCGTTACCCGGCTGGAGGCGCACCTGACGGTGTCCGGCGATCCCGGTCTGCCCGGGGCCGGGGCGGCCCAGCGGGCTGCCCGGCTGGCCGCCAACACCCCGGTGGCCCCGTGTCCGGCCGGCACGGCCTATCCGGGGCAGTACGTGCTCGACCCGTCGGGAAGCGTCTGTCCCTGGACCGTGGCCCTGTCGCCCGGCCGGCCGGCGGTCCTGGGCAACGCCGGCCAGGAGGCCTTTTCGCCTGAAGGCCTGACGCTGGCCGGCAACCCCGGCGGCGCGATCCTGGCCCTTGGCGGCGCGTCCGTGCCGCTGCCCTTGTCCGGCCCGGCCTGTCTTCGCGCCTTTCTGCAGCCGGGCGGCGAGGGCGAAGCCGTCCTGGCCCCGCTTTTTACGGCCGAAGGGTTCGACCCGGGCGCGGCCGACGTCGGCGCCACGACCGTGCGCCTGCAAAACGATCCGGCCCTGTCCTGCCCCGACGCCAAGCCGTGTTTCGTGGCCTATGCCGCAACCACCGGCTATCCGGCCAAATCGCTGGAATTGACGTGGTTCCCGAGGCTTTTTGGCGATGCGGAAGGGAAAAACGGGGCGGTGGCCGAGGTGGCCCTGGGAGACGGCGAGTACCGGCTGCTGGACGCTTTCCTGAGCACCCGCTCGGGGCGCTGGGACGGGCTGGGAGTGATGCGCCGGGCTTCCCTCGACCTTGGCGGCTTCACGGGCACGGTGCGGGTGCGGTTTCGCCTGACCGGCGACGGGGGCCAGCTGTGGAGCGCGCCAGTCTACCCCATGGCCGCACGGCTGGTCCTGGACACGCGCAGCCTGCCGGCCCTGGAGCTGTCGCCGGGCACGACACCCCTTGGCGTTTCCTGCCCCGGAGAGTGTCGGGCGACCCTGGGCTTTGACGGACCCTAG
- a CDS encoding FAD-dependent oxidoreductase, with translation MHAQPIVIVGGGVAGLACALSLTEAGRPCLVLEREPEVGGLLRSVALDGVVFDLGPHVLFLDAPGPGETFLRGLLAGAPVIRRPFAFSIFAAGRHWKFPNHLDFFRYPLRYQIEALRAALKRRGAPPPEPISAALELSEKCGPGLYDLLFRDLFAKKALTPPEALHHHWLARVDRTIDNDKEPFVRRGKGQAVLAALSRLRQRYWYPAGGMADLAASLRRRIEAAGGEVVTNVSHIGLVRDGGRIAKVVADGREITPAHVVWTAPANALLDALDSDAPRLPTVTMRMVMLTYARTERVPRPYVYSYHPDPAMQANRIYYPESIFAERGPADREGLCLEVNLEDATEPEEKTLARGVADVARLGLYPAQALRASKVVTLPAAMPVYPLDYEDRLARAMAPVRDIANLHAVGRQGGFYFCLTPAAASQGLKMAGHLLGRAPAKPAAPGKKSLLDAGLATKGAGPAERLKILKRHAQAFVRHATPARLWNFFAAERNRLQKRTVLDSMPYILKIETTNICNLRCAYCYDDRRAPLPGERPYGRMTFEQFRSIIDSCGKWLFKINMYGFGEPFLFPETLEMIRYAADRNIGVGVSSNCNHRDPDLPRRIVASGLEVLIFSCHGVTQETAGRFMRGGNADLALENLKAIIAARKAAGRKTPFIDWQYCVTGFNEHEIELARETAARLGVDQVRFIRPFFPEDAPDAWFSTMFPRQTLTHEHEAAPGCSWLYRSAYVNWDGGLIPCCRDPRDPSVDFGNVFETPLPQLWNGEKYQAARALLADPSRHDLRKGIVCGRCPVTRP, from the coding sequence ATGCACGCACAGCCCATCGTCATTGTCGGCGGCGGCGTGGCCGGCCTGGCCTGCGCCCTGAGCCTGACCGAAGCCGGCCGGCCCTGCCTGGTCCTGGAACGCGAACCCGAGGTCGGCGGGCTTTTGCGCTCGGTGGCCCTGGACGGCGTGGTCTTCGACCTCGGCCCCCACGTCCTTTTTCTCGACGCGCCCGGGCCGGGCGAGACGTTTTTGCGCGGCCTGCTCGCCGGCGCGCCGGTCATCCGCCGGCCCTTCGCCTTTTCCATTTTCGCCGCCGGCCGGCATTGGAAGTTCCCCAACCATTTAGATTTCTTCCGCTATCCCCTTCGCTACCAGATCGAAGCGCTGCGCGCCGCCCTCAAGCGCCGGGGCGCGCCGCCGCCCGAGCCCATCTCGGCCGCCCTGGAGTTGTCGGAAAAATGCGGCCCGGGCCTTTACGACCTGCTTTTCCGCGACCTGTTCGCCAAAAAGGCCCTGACCCCGCCCGAAGCCCTGCACCACCACTGGCTGGCCCGGGTGGACCGCACCATCGACAACGACAAGGAACCCTTCGTGCGCCGGGGCAAGGGGCAGGCCGTGCTGGCCGCCCTGTCCCGCCTGCGCCAGCGCTACTGGTACCCGGCCGGCGGCATGGCCGATCTGGCGGCGAGCCTTCGCCGGCGCATCGAGGCGGCCGGCGGCGAGGTGGTCACGAACGTCTCGCACATCGGGCTTGTCCGCGACGGCGGGCGCATCGCCAAGGTGGTGGCCGACGGCCGGGAAATCACGCCGGCCCATGTGGTGTGGACCGCGCCGGCCAATGCGCTCCTGGACGCCCTGGACAGCGACGCCCCGCGCCTGCCCACCGTGACCATGCGCATGGTCATGCTCACCTACGCCAGAACGGAACGTGTGCCGCGCCCCTACGTCTACAGCTACCACCCCGATCCGGCCATGCAGGCCAACCGCATCTATTATCCGGAGTCGATCTTCGCCGAACGTGGCCCGGCCGACCGCGAGGGCCTGTGCCTGGAGGTCAACCTCGAAGACGCGACCGAACCGGAAGAAAAGACCCTGGCCCGGGGCGTGGCCGACGTGGCCCGGCTGGGGCTGTATCCGGCCCAGGCCCTGCGGGCTTCGAAGGTGGTCACTCTGCCGGCGGCCATGCCGGTCTATCCCCTGGATTACGAAGATCGCCTGGCCCGGGCCATGGCCCCGGTGCGCGACATCGCCAATCTCCACGCCGTGGGGCGGCAGGGCGGCTTCTATTTCTGCCTCACTCCGGCGGCGGCCTCCCAGGGGCTGAAAATGGCCGGCCATCTGCTGGGTCGCGCCCCGGCCAAGCCCGCGGCCCCGGGCAAGAAAAGCCTGCTGGACGCCGGATTGGCCACCAAGGGGGCCGGACCGGCCGAACGGCTCAAAATCCTCAAACGCCACGCCCAGGCCTTCGTGCGCCACGCCACGCCGGCAAGGTTGTGGAACTTCTTTGCGGCCGAGCGCAACCGGCTGCAAAAGCGGACCGTTCTCGACTCCATGCCCTACATCCTCAAGATCGAGACCACCAACATCTGCAACCTGCGTTGCGCCTATTGCTACGACGACCGCCGCGCCCCGCTGCCCGGCGAGCGCCCCTATGGGCGCATGACCTTCGAGCAATTCAGGAGCATCATCGACTCTTGCGGCAAGTGGTTGTTCAAGATCAACATGTACGGCTTCGGCGAGCCGTTTTTGTTTCCCGAGACCCTGGAGATGATCCGCTACGCGGCCGACCGCAATATCGGCGTGGGCGTGTCGTCCAACTGCAACCACCGCGACCCGGACCTGCCCCGGCGCATCGTGGCTTCCGGCCTGGAAGTGCTGATCTTCTCCTGCCACGGCGTGACCCAGGAGACGGCCGGCCGGTTCATGCGCGGCGGCAACGCCGATCTGGCCTTGGAAAATTTGAAGGCCATCATCGCGGCCCGCAAGGCGGCCGGCCGCAAAACGCCCTTTATCGACTGGCAGTACTGCGTGACGGGATTTAATGAACACGAGATCGAGCTGGCCCGGGAAACGGCGGCCAGGCTCGGCGTGGACCAGGTGCGGTTCATCCGACCCTTTTTCCCCGAAGACGCGCCCGACGCCTGGTTTTCGACCATGTTTCCACGCCAGACCCTGACCCACGAACACGAGGCCGCGCCGGGCTGCTCGTGGCTGTACCGCTCGGCCTACGTCAACTGGGACGGCGGACTCATCCCCTGCTGCCGCGACCCGCGCGACCCCAGCGTGGATTTCGGCAACGTCTTTGAAACACCCCTGCCGCAACTGTGGAACGGGGAAAAGTATCAAGCCGCCCGGGCGCTTCTGGCCGATCCAAGCCGACATGATCTGCGCAAAGGGATCGTGTGCGGCCGTTGTCCGGTGACGCGCCCCTGA
- a CDS encoding B12-binding domain-containing radical SAM protein, with protein MARIVLFSPTPPDLSAFGVRSLQASLKAAGHDVRLVLFPGSIGLSQEDGSYVYRYADTVIDQALELAAGADVVGVSFFTNYFDRAVQLTAAVRERLGIPVVWGGVHATVRPEEALDHADFVCRGEGEAALDRLARELATGRPADAIPGVWTLRDRAVVDNGLAPLAPDLDALPFFDFSGQDQFVMAPERGRIVPLDAEALRLALPRLPHWDGRLVTAYRTMTDRGCPHGCAYCNVPTVKALFRGGGVPYFRHRGVPHVMAELRGIIARYPFIEAIQLFDDTFFSRRLDWLREFAAAYKADIGLPLYCQASPTTLDAEKLDVLIEAGLCYVEMGIQTGSPRMREIFRRPEDDDAVLAGANLLHSRRDKLLPPDYHVIIDAPWETEEDLLATVRLLARLPKPFGLAIASLVYFPETELYRRAKAEGRIHHEETEIYRRPFYLRPQRSYAAFMLYLLTFQRIPAGGYAFLLRPGTVAWCSRHVPPAVYKLGYALGEVARLMAKGATALSRGDFGRIAAFVRRTLRHDPTVAGRKG; from the coding sequence ATGGCCCGGATCGTGCTTTTTTCCCCCACGCCGCCGGACCTGTCGGCTTTTGGCGTGCGCAGCCTGCAAGCCAGCCTCAAGGCCGCCGGCCACGACGTCCGGCTGGTGCTGTTTCCGGGCAGCATCGGCCTGTCCCAGGAGGACGGCTCCTACGTCTACCGCTACGCCGACACGGTGATCGACCAGGCCCTGGAGCTGGCCGCCGGGGCCGACGTGGTCGGGGTGTCGTTTTTCACCAACTATTTCGACCGGGCCGTGCAGCTGACGGCGGCTGTGCGGGAGCGCCTGGGCATTCCGGTCGTCTGGGGCGGCGTCCACGCCACGGTGCGGCCCGAGGAAGCGCTCGACCACGCCGATTTCGTCTGCCGGGGCGAGGGCGAGGCGGCGCTTGACCGACTGGCCCGGGAACTGGCAACCGGCCGGCCGGCCGACGCCATCCCCGGGGTCTGGACCCTGCGCGACAGGGCGGTGGTCGACAACGGCCTGGCCCCCCTGGCCCCGGACCTGGACGCCTTGCCCTTTTTCGATTTTTCCGGCCAGGACCAGTTCGTCATGGCTCCGGAGCGCGGCCGCATCGTGCCCCTTGACGCCGAGGCTTTGCGCCTGGCGCTGCCGCGCCTGCCCCACTGGGACGGCCGGCTGGTCACGGCCTATCGCACCATGACCGACCGGGGCTGCCCGCATGGCTGCGCCTATTGCAACGTACCCACGGTCAAGGCCCTTTTCCGGGGCGGCGGGGTGCCCTATTTCCGCCATCGCGGCGTGCCCCACGTCATGGCCGAGCTGCGCGGGATCATTGCCCGCTATCCCTTCATCGAGGCCATCCAGCTTTTTGACGACACTTTTTTCTCCCGCCGTCTGGACTGGCTGCGGGAGTTCGCGGCGGCCTACAAGGCCGACATCGGGTTGCCGCTGTACTGCCAGGCCTCGCCAACGACCCTGGACGCCGAGAAGCTCGACGTGCTCATTGAGGCCGGGCTGTGCTACGTGGAAATGGGCATCCAGACCGGCAGCCCCCGGATGCGCGAGATCTTTCGCCGGCCCGAGGACGACGACGCGGTTCTGGCCGGGGCCAATTTGCTGCATTCCCGGCGGGACAAGCTGCTCCCCCCGGACTATCACGTCATCATCGACGCGCCCTGGGAAACGGAAGAGGACCTGCTGGCCACGGTGCGGCTGTTGGCCCGGCTGCCCAAGCCCTTTGGCCTGGCCATCGCCAGTCTCGTCTATTTCCCGGAAACCGAACTCTACCGTCGGGCCAAGGCCGAGGGCCGCATCCATCACGAGGAAACGGAAATCTACCGCCGGCCGTTTTACCTGCGGCCCCAGCGCAGCTATGCCGCCTTTATGCTCTACCTGCTCACCTTCCAGCGCATTCCGGCCGGGGGCTACGCCTTTTTGCTGCGCCCGGGCACGGTCGCCTGGTGTTCGCGCCATGTGCCGCCGGCCGTGTACAAGCTCGGCTACGCCCTGGGCGAGGTGGCCAGGCTCATGGCCAAGGGGGCGACGGCGCTGTCGCGCGGCGATTTCGGCCGCATCGCCGCGTTTGTGCGGCGCACCCTGCGCCACGATCCCACCGTGGCCGGGCGTAAGGGCTAG
- a CDS encoding ABC transporter substrate binding protein, which produces MGNPLRAAIAAMTLLACAFSAALAGPAPAQTAAPAVLLLSSYHHGDPWSDRIVAGFLQRLPTAKARVFVEHLDARRFPETEDRGDLTDYLAAKYAHVPIAVLVSCDDAALNFWLARRETLFPGRPIVFCGVNDFTPARLSGQTNITGVGESPDVVGTLELALALVPTAHTVLALTADDAASSRANIDRFRRAARALEGRMRPVELQNVSLEAAKKALAAAPRDAVAVRLAPLKSESGAAPLMGEDLAALAAVSQVPLFCLWDFDLGLGAVGGRVLRGQDQGRAAAALVEQVLAGKAPADIRVTDVPAETVLDQTVMTRLGLPVDRAPPNTVFENAPASLYERHKGLFWAGGAALVISLPGALALLILLAGRRRAETRLAESERRYRELVESANSLILRFDAGGRLVFVNEYAERLLGYSRAEMLSGKAVFWPSAPPDLTSLLARAMAAPHSLAGAGNENEVAAKDGRRVYLQWDNQPLFGPDGRPEGWLAVGADITARRLAEEALAARALAEEELALFGRELLAGGDDAVDRALVRLLSAFSVGRAIWFDNVEDSRLGLCCRLAAEACAAGLAPRRDAPEAALVSYSIDGFHWADRMAAGEIVTGLDTDFPEDLQEILRLFEARALLAAPVTRDGFWTGFLVIADVREPRRFTRQEHSLLSTAASLLSVYLARR; this is translated from the coding sequence ATGGGAAACCCTCTGCGAGCCGCCATCGCCGCCATGACGCTTCTGGCCTGCGCCTTTTCAGCCGCCCTGGCCGGGCCGGCGCCGGCGCAGACTGCCGCGCCGGCGGTGCTGCTGCTCAGTTCCTACCACCACGGCGACCCCTGGTCGGACCGGATCGTGGCCGGTTTTCTCCAGCGTCTGCCCACCGCCAAAGCCCGGGTGTTCGTGGAGCACCTCGACGCCAGGCGCTTTCCCGAAACCGAGGACCGCGGCGATCTCACCGACTATCTGGCCGCCAAATACGCCCATGTGCCCATTGCGGTCCTCGTCTCCTGCGACGACGCCGCCCTCAATTTCTGGCTGGCCCGACGCGAAACGCTCTTTCCCGGCCGGCCCATCGTCTTTTGCGGGGTCAACGACTTCACCCCGGCCCGCCTCTCCGGCCAGACCAACATCACGGGCGTGGGCGAGTCGCCGGACGTGGTGGGCACCCTGGAGCTGGCCCTGGCCCTGGTCCCGACAGCCCACACCGTGCTGGCCCTGACCGCCGACGACGCCGCTTCGTCCCGGGCCAATATCGACCGGTTCCGCCGGGCGGCCCGGGCTCTGGAAGGCCGGATGCGGCCGGTGGAGCTGCAAAACGTCAGCCTGGAGGCGGCGAAAAAGGCCCTGGCCGCCGCGCCCCGCGACGCCGTGGCCGTGCGTTTGGCTCCCCTGAAAAGCGAATCAGGCGCTGCGCCGCTCATGGGCGAGGATCTGGCCGCCTTGGCCGCCGTATCCCAGGTCCCCCTGTTTTGCCTGTGGGACTTCGATTTGGGCCTTGGCGCGGTGGGCGGCCGGGTGCTGCGCGGCCAGGACCAGGGCCGGGCCGCCGCCGCCCTGGTGGAACAGGTGCTGGCCGGCAAAGCCCCGGCCGACATCCGGGTGACCGACGTGCCGGCCGAAACGGTTCTGGACCAGACCGTCATGACCCGGCTTGGCCTGCCGGTGGACCGCGCGCCCCCAAACACCGTCTTCGAAAACGCGCCGGCGTCCTTGTATGAACGCCACAAAGGTCTTTTTTGGGCCGGCGGCGCGGCCCTGGTCATTTCGTTGCCCGGAGCCCTGGCCCTGCTCATCCTCCTGGCCGGACGACGGCGGGCCGAAACCCGGCTGGCCGAAAGCGAACGCCGCTACCGGGAACTGGTGGAATCGGCCAACTCCCTGATCCTGCGCTTCGACGCCGGGGGCCGGCTGGTTTTCGTCAACGAGTACGCCGAACGGCTCCTGGGCTACAGCCGGGCCGAAATGCTCTCGGGCAAGGCCGTGTTCTGGCCCTCGGCTCCGCCCGATCTCACGAGCCTCCTGGCCCGGGCCATGGCCGCGCCCCATTCCCTGGCCGGAGCGGGCAACGAAAACGAAGTGGCGGCCAAGGACGGCCGACGGGTCTATCTGCAATGGGATAACCAGCCGCTTTTCGGGCCCGACGGCCGTCCCGAGGGCTGGCTGGCCGTGGGCGCGGACATCACGGCCAGACGTCTGGCCGAGGAGGCCTTGGCCGCCCGGGCTCTGGCCGAGGAGGAGCTGGCCCTTTTCGGCCGGGAACTGCTGGCCGGCGGCGACGACGCCGTGGATCGGGCCCTGGTGCGGCTTCTCAGCGCCTTTTCCGTGGGCCGGGCCATATGGTTCGACAATGTCGAGGATTCGCGCCTGGGACTGTGCTGTCGGCTGGCCGCCGAGGCCTGCGCGGCCGGACTCGCCCCACGCCGGGACGCCCCGGAAGCGGCCCTGGTGTCTTACAGCATCGACGGCTTCCACTGGGCCGACCGCATGGCCGCCGGAGAGATCGTCACCGGCCTGGACACGGATTTTCCCGAAGACCTCCAGGAAATCCTGCGGCTGTTTGAAGCCAGGGCGTTGTTGGCCGCGCCGGTGACCCGAGATGGCTTCTGGACAGGATTTCTGGTCATCGCCGACGTGCGCGAGCCGCGCCGATTCACCCGCCAGGAACATTCCCTGCTGTCCACGGCGGCCAGCCTGCTGTCGGTCTATCTGGCGAGGCGCTAG